TGCTCGAAAATGCAATAGAGTTTATTGAATTCGCTAAAATAGTCTTCAATGCGGAGACCAGGTCATTAAATATAGCACAAGATAACAGAACGGTTTTGTCTGCGGAAATTAAAGTCGGACATAGCATTTTATTACTTTCAGAGGCCGCAGATAAATACGGAAAGGCAGTCGGTAATTTTTTTATCTATGTAGGAAATGCAGATGAAACATTTCAGCGGGCTATATTCCATGGGGCTTCTGTGGTTACTGAAGTAGCAGATATGGATTATGGAAGATGTGGAGGTATCCAGGATCCTTTTGGAAATACCTGGTGGTTAACCTCCACTACTTAATTTTATTGGGGCAGTTTTTTGAAGATATTACCGATAACACCGGGGATTTCATTGATCGCTTTTTCAGGATTATTGACTTCTCCTTCTGCCCAGCCTCTCCAGATTACTTTAGATGATTTACGATCTATAATATCAATCATAATACTGTTGGCTTTGATTCTTATACTTC
The sequence above is drawn from the Pedobacter cryoconitis genome and encodes:
- a CDS encoding VOC family protein, which gives rise to MNNYQDQHTILFYLMLENAIEFIEFAKIVFNAETRSLNIAQDNRTVLSAEIKVGHSILLLSEAADKYGKAVGNFFIYVGNADETFQRAIFHGASVVTEVADMDYGRCGGIQDPFGNTWWLTSTT